One genomic window of Solanum stenotomum isolate F172 chromosome 9, ASM1918654v1, whole genome shotgun sequence includes the following:
- the LOC125876444 gene encoding organ-specific protein S2-like: protein MNCTSLEDMRSLFALILLISLALYASSTDARRDPGEYWNTVMKNVPMPIAIKHLMPRYDVPFEPRPTITAYYHDDASLKQEKSFEPRPTATSYCDNEVNLKGEKSFEPRPSATAYHHDDVGLKQEKSLFTKDFEPRQTTTSCRDDEVGLKGEKSFEPRPNISMYND from the exons ATGAATTGTACCTCTCTTGAAGACATGAGATCACTTTTTGCTCTCATCCTCCTCATTTCACTTGCCTTG TATGCTAGCAGCACAGATGCAAGAAGAGACCCTGGAGAATATTGGAATACTGTGATGAAAAATGTGCCCATGCCTATAGCAATCAAGCATCTTATGCCTCGGTATGACGTTCCTTTCGAGCCAAGGCCAACTATAACGGCTTATTATCATGATGATGCTAGTCTCAAACAAGAAAAGTCTTTTGAACCAAGACCAACTGCAACTTCTTATTGTGATAATGAAGTCAATCTTAAAGGAGAAAAGTCTTTTGAACCAAGGCCGAGTGCAACTGCTTACCATCATGATGATGTTGGTCTCAAACAAGAAAAATCATTATTTACTAAAGATTTTGAACCAAGGCAAACTACAACTTCTTGCCGTGATGATGAAGTAGGTCTTAAAGGAGAAAAGTCTTTTGAACCAAGGCCAAATATTAGCATGTACAATGATTGA
- the LOC125876454 gene encoding proteasome subunit beta type-6-like has protein sequence MDKSSLDVEQPHSMGTTIIGVTYNGGVVLGADSRTSTGMYVANRASDKITQLTDNVYVCRSGSAADSQVVSDYVRYFLHQHTIQLGQPATVKVAASLVRQISYNNKAMLQTGMIVGGWDKYEGGKIYGVPLGGTLLEQPFAIGGSGSSYLYGFFDQAWREGMSHEEAEKLVVTAVSLAIARDGASGGVVRTVTINKDGVKRKFYPGDTLPLWHEEIESVNSLLDIVPAASPDPMVS, from the exons ATGGACAAATCGTCGCTCGATGTGGAGCAGCCACACTCCATGGGAACCACCATCATCGGCGTCACTTACAACGGTGGCGTTGTTCTCGGCGCCGACTCCCGTACCAGCACTG GAATGTATGTGGCAAATAGGGCTTCAGATAAGATCACTCAGCTCACTGACAATGTGTATGTTTGTCGCTCTGGATCG GCTGCAGATTCACAAGTTGTTTCAGACTACGTGCGCTACTTTCTACACCAACACAC GATACAGCTTGGCCAGCCAGCGACTGTCAAGGTTGCGGCAAGTCTTGTTAGGCAAATATCCTATAACAATAAG GCTATGCTTCAAACAGGAATGATTGTTGGTGGATGGGACAAATACGAAGGGGGTAAAATATATGGGGTTCCTCTTGGGGGTACACTCTTGGAGCAGCCTTTTGCTATTGGAG GGTCTGGGTCTAGTTATTTGTATGGTTTCTTTGATCAGGCATGGAGGGAAGGAATGTCTCATGAAGAAGCAGAG AAACTGGTTGTGACTGCGGTGTCTCTTGCCATTGCACGAGATGGTGCGAGTGGCGGTGTAGTACGCACTGTAACT ATCAACAAAGATGGAGTAAAAAGGAAGTTCTATCCGGGTGATACTCTTCCACTTTGGCATGAAGAGATTGAGTCTGTGAACTCACTGCTGGATATTGTGCCCGCAGCAAGTCCAGACCCAATGGTCAGTTGA